Part of the Kushneria marisflavi genome, GCTCGCGATCAGCTGGCACGGGCCGCCATGGTCATGATCGATAACGGCTTTCTGGACCGTGACAGCAGCGCCGCTCTGGCGGCGCGAATCGGCGTCAGCGAACGTCATCTGCGTCGCCTGTTCAAGGCCTCCTTCGGCGTGACGATGGTCGAGGTGGCCAGAACCCGACGCCTGCTGCTAGCCAAGCGGCTGCTGACCGATACCACGCTGCCCGTCAGCGAGGTGGCTCATGCTGTCGGCCTTGGCAGCCAGCGTCGCCTGAACGCGCTTTTTCAGTCGCACTATCGCCTGTCGCCGAGTCGACTGCGTCGCGCCGCGCGCGCCGGTAATACCTGCGCCTCGATCACGCTGTCGCTGGCCTATCAGCCGCCGCTGGACTGGGCCGCCATGCTCGATTTTCTGGCCGCCCGCCAGATCGACGGTCTTGAGAAGATTGAGGCAGGGCGCTGGCAGCGCAGTCTGTTGATCGAAAAGGATAAAGGCGGTGAGCCCGTGACCTGTGCTGGCTGGATCAGCGTTGAACATGCCGGCCCGGGGCAGCTGGCGCTGATCCTGCCGGTCACGCTGGTGCCGGTCATGGGCGATGTGCTGAGCATCGTGCGTCATGTGTTTGATCTGGACGCGCCCATGGCGTTGATCGAGTCACATCTCGAGGGGCTGGCGGGCACCGGCCTTCGCGTTCCCGGTGCCGTCAACGGCTTTGAAATGGCCGTACGCGCCATCGTTGGTCAGCAGATCACGACTACCCGGGCGCGGCGGGTGCTGGCCGAGCTGGTGGCCCGGTTCGGCGAGCCGCTGTCTGGCTCTCCCGGTTATTATGGATTCCCGACCCCTTCGGTCATGGCCGCACAGCCTTGTGAAGACCTGATTTTACTGGGTCTGTTGCGCATTCGGGCCGAGGCGATCATTACCGTGGCGAAAGCAATGGACAGCGGCGCGCTGAGATTGTGTCCGGGGGTGTCGGTGGCAGACACGATGGCAAGGCTTTGCGACATTCGCGGCGTTGGTGACTGGACCGCACAATATATCGCCATGCGGGCGCTGG contains:
- a CDS encoding Ada metal-binding domain-containing protein, giving the protein MNLAPDLCYQALSSRDRRFDGQFVVGVTSTGIYCRPVCRVRCPKFDHCRFFMHPAAAEQAGFRPCLRCRPELAPGLSMMDARDQLARAAMVMIDNGFLDRDSSAALAARIGVSERHLRRLFKASFGVTMVEVARTRRLLLAKRLLTDTTLPVSEVAHAVGLGSQRRLNALFQSHYRLSPSRLRRAARAGNTCASITLSLAYQPPLDWAAMLDFLAARQIDGLEKIEAGRWQRSLLIEKDKGGEPVTCAGWISVEHAGPGQLALILPVTLVPVMGDVLSIVRHVFDLDAPMALIESHLEGLAGTGLRVPGAVNGFEMAVRAIVGQQITTTRARRVLAELVARFGEPLSGSPGYYGFPTPSVMAAQPCEDLILLGLLRIRAEAIITVAKAMDSGALRLCPGVSVADTMARLCDIRGVGDWTAQYIAMRALAWPDAFPAGDLMLKRALGCDSAREAAQRVSHWSPWRAYVAIRLWQQASGEAVSYPVMTSPPVITSPDAGSRMGAQADIAPAPSSEDSSS